In Candidatus Scalindua japonica, the genomic stretch TCCATAACCATTGTATCTAATGTTAAGTCTATGGCCTCAGGGTTTTCTCGCCTTAACCTCCAAATAAACATCTTTCGTAATATCTTCCGAAATGGGCCTCCACATACCCATGAAAACGATTTATAAAACCGTTTTATCTGATGTGACGACACCATCTCTGTCTGAGAATTCTCTATTACTGATGCATAGCCCTCATCTGCTCTTAATTGATCAAATGAATTTAGGTGGCGACTCGTCCCATCATAAAACCAACAAAATATCTGTTTGAATATATTCCACACCGGAAGACCTTTGCCGCTTTTTCTGATATCTCCAAAAAACTCTTCTAATAACGGGTATATTTCTACACTACTTAAATATTTAACAAATAAAGACATGCCTCCTCTGCCGGTTAATGTGTCATTTGTTACTCCGATTTTGTTAATCTTGCACTTGCTTTTAAATACATTTTTCTTCATAATACTCTCCTCACTTAATGGGTGATGGATTTTGTTTTCTTGAAAATGTATTATAACAAATTACTATTGCCTTTTAAGTGGGTTTTAAGTCTTTTTAGCAAATACAAATCGCTCAGCTTAGGTATAAGTAACTAGATGTAGCAAGAAGTAAAAACTTTTTGCTACATCTTTTCTTACCGAATCAAGTTTCTGAATCAAACCATTTATCATGAAATTCATTTAACTCCATCTCTGGTGATAGGTTTAAATATATTTGAGTTGTGCTTAGATGATCGTGTCCGAGTATCTTCATCAAAGAGGGGAGGGGGTGTTAGAGAAAAAGAAAATTATCCATTGTGGTCTTGTATGACTAGTGTCCTAAAAAATTTAGAGGAGGAAGTCTTAAAAGTAGACAATGGGCAACAATGATGTTACACTTACTTAGTTATAAAATATTAAATTTATGAAATCATTTTCATTTTTAAGAAAAAAAATGGGTAATCATTCTTATACCGTAATTTTTGAACCTCTTGGAGAGGGTGGTTATGAAGTTATCATTCCTGCCATTCCAACAATTGTTACTTATGGCCGTACTCTAAAGGAAGCAAAAGAGATGGCTACAGATGCTATCAAGTGCCATCTTGAAGGACTAACAAAAGATGGTGAGCCAATTCCAAAAGATATAGATACAGAACCAGTAACTGAAAAGCTTGAAATAAGCCTTGCGGGAGTGTGAAAAAAGAATTACCTATCATAAAGCCTAAAAAAGTAATTAAGGCTATACTAAAAGCTAATTTTTACATTCACCACCAAACAGGTTCTCATGTCCAGCTTAGGCATATAATTAAAACCAACCTCCGAGTTACAATTCCAAGGCATGATAGATTTGATATGCCTCGTCATGTGCTAAAGAGTATTCTAAGACAAGCAGAGCTTTCTGTTGATGAGTTCTTGGAATTGCTGTAACATACACTATCAGTTGTTTAATTTCCTTTCTGCGATTTCCTGCATTTCGTCAATTCCGATAGTTCCGTACATATCCATTGTAGTTTTGTATGACTGGTGTCCTAAAAAGTTTTGAATCCACTCTGCGGTAAATCCTTTTGATTTTAAAAACCTTGCTATGGAGTGCCGGAAGATATGCGGGTTTATATTTTTGCGTTTTGGTTGCGGTGGTTTGATTCCTGCTTTTTCTCCAACATCAGCAACAATATAATTTAGCGCTCGATTGGAAAGCGGTTTGTTGTGGGTTGATAAAAATACCGCTCCGCTTTTACGATCTCCTATAAGATGTTTTATATCGCTCACGAATTCATCATCTACGATAGGCACTATTCGTATCTTTCCTCCTTTGCCTTGCCGTACTGTTACACGCTGTACTGTTACACGCTTGCGTTCGTAGTCGATGTCCCGAACATCCAACTCAACTAATTCACTACGGCGAAGCCCCAGCCAGTAAAGCGTTTTTATAATACACCTGTCCCTGAAGTTTGGAGCTGCCACAATTAGTTTTTTTATTTCGGCGGGTTTTAAATGATATGCCGATGCTTTCATTTGTTCTTTCATAGCAACTTCACATTTAGTTTTTTTTGTGAAATATATTTCACTTTTTATATCATAGGGTATTAAAAAAGCCCTGTCAAGCAGGGCGTTACTTCACACTTCTACATAAATGTGAAGTAGGTTTTTCATCATATTTTGTACAAAACTGATGTAATGATGTAATCACATTTTCCCAAAGTTTACAAAAAACCTAAAGAAATTAATTCCTGAGTAATATTCTATAATGTGTTATCTTCGGCATTATCACTATTGGCAGAGACTACATATAGTATCATCATTTTTTATACACACTACGTGTACGACTTAATAGTGGTTGAAATTTCACTTCCACCATTGACACGTTACGCAGATTTGTTAACATATCGGTACTTTAATTTTCAAGACCTCAACTTTACTTGAACGGTGTCGGTTGTCGGGAAAGGGGTCACGGGAAAGGGGTCACATCTTTGAACTTTGATATTGACAAAAGCTTGGGGTCACCCATTAGTAGGCTCCTGTCACATCTTCGCTGTCAGAAGGAACCATCCTTCTTCGCATCAACACGCTTACTGATATCGCAATGTTTTGGTGCTCAATCACTTTCACATGCCAATGCGCAGCTAATTGGTGAACCACAATTACTAACTTCAATACGTTTCAATTCAACAGAACAATCCAGCATAGCTGGTGTAAACCAGAGATCACGGAGAAAAACAAAAACATGAAAGAGTTTAACCCGAACCGCGCAACCTGTAATTCGTAACTCGAACCTCAATTTTTCTTGACTTTAATGATGTGTAGTTTAGTATCACAATTATTCAATTCGTAACTTGTTATAAAGTTGTTTTATTTGGAGTGCAGTGACCGTGTCACTGCTTTAATACGCATCATCACGGTTGATGCACTCCGTATTAAAAATAATGAAAGATTTAAACATCTGACTGAATTATTTGAACGGAGTAATTTAAAAAATGGAAACTCAGATAAGCGAACAAATAGAAACGCTGGTAAATAAATTAAAAGAAAAGTTTAACGTCCGGCAGGTTTTCATCTTTGGTTCTCAAGCTTACGGTAAACCTGACGGGGAAAGTGATATAGATTTGTGTGTAATAACAGACCTGAAGAATAAAAGGAAAATTGATATTATCAGAGATATAAGACGTGAATTAATCGATTTGATCTCTAGTCCCATAGATATACTGGTTTACACAGAGAAAGAATTTAATGAAAGAGCCGATCTCAGGAGTACATTAGAGTATAAAATCCTGTTGGACGGAACAAAAGTATATGGATAATAAGGATGTTGCGAAAGAGTGGTTTACAATTGCTGAAGCTGATTTGTCTTCGGCAGAGTTTCTACAGAACATGCAATCAATGCCTACCGAAATAATCTGCTACCATTGTCAACAATCGGCAGAAAAATACTTGAAAGGATTTCTGGCTTTAAACAGTGAAGAAATCAAGAGAACTCATGATTTGGTAACCTTGAGCAAGGAATGTAGGAAATACGATGAAGATTTTGAAACGATAGAAGAGGACTGTTTAATGTTAACCGATTATGGAGTTAATATCAGATATCCTTTTCCGATGGATATCAATGAGTCTGATATGAAAGTCGCTATAAAGAGTGCCCATAATATAATATTAAAAATTACGTCTTAGCAAAAGCAAACATAAAAAAATAACTACCTCAATTTTACTGTCATTTTTAATTCAATTC encodes the following:
- a CDS encoding nucleotidyltransferase domain-containing protein, whose protein sequence is METQISEQIETLVNKLKEKFNVRQVFIFGSQAYGKPDGESDIDLCVITDLKNKRKIDIIRDIRRELIDLISSPIDILVYTEKEFNERADLRSTLEYKILLDGTKVYG
- a CDS encoding HEPN domain-containing protein — its product is MDNKDVAKEWFTIAEADLSSAEFLQNMQSMPTEIICYHCQQSAEKYLKGFLALNSEEIKRTHDLVTLSKECRKYDEDFETIEEDCLMLTDYGVNIRYPFPMDINESDMKVAIKSAHNIILKITS
- a CDS encoding type II toxin-antitoxin system HicB family antitoxin, whose product is MGNHSYTVIFEPLGEGGYEVIIPAIPTIVTYGRTLKEAKEMATDAIKCHLEGLTKDGEPIPKDIDTEPVTEKLEISLAGV
- a CDS encoding type II toxin-antitoxin system HicA family toxin; amino-acid sequence: MKKELPIIKPKKVIKAILKANFYIHHQTGSHVQLRHIIKTNLRVTIPRHDRFDMPRHVLKSILRQAELSVDEFLELL
- a CDS encoding tyrosine-type recombinase/integrase; this encodes MKEQMKASAYHLKPAEIKKLIVAAPNFRDRCIIKTLYWLGLRRSELVELDVRDIDYERKRVTVQRVTVRQGKGGKIRIVPIVDDEFVSDIKHLIGDRKSGAVFLSTHNKPLSNRALNYIVADVGEKAGIKPPQPKRKNINPHIFRHSIARFLKSKGFTAEWIQNFLGHQSYKTTMDMYGTIGIDEMQEIAERKLNN